In the Bacteroidales bacterium genome, one interval contains:
- the thrC gene encoding threonine synthase: MSKENTYICINCGASFTDKGVHYICKECALENKEGQALKGVLKVVYPYSEIKKKLVLQADYLVKSDYLDLLPIESLSSLPPLLVGKTPLYTSEQRLEDRGSFSLHLKVESSNPTFSFKDRASALVSAFAKENGIHTIVAASTGNAGSSLAGICASQNQKAIIFVPENAPKAKLTQVLMYGAKLIPVKGNYDDAYDLSLKITEKYGLYNRNTAFNPMTIEGKKTVAFELFEQMNEMPDKIFVPVGDGVIISGLYKGFEDLLRLDLIKKIPEIIAVQAEGSSNLINNLDSDNLNFEVASTVADSISVDIPRNFYMTKDFLLRYGGKGVKVSDIEIIKASGHLASQFGLFVEPAAAAAYAGICKFKHESKIVRNENVVVLLTGNGLKDIDTVSGSLDFPDAIDIDTFDFEQII, encoded by the coding sequence ATGTCAAAAGAGAATACTTATATATGCATAAATTGTGGTGCAAGCTTCACCGATAAAGGGGTTCACTATATTTGTAAAGAGTGTGCCTTAGAAAATAAAGAAGGTCAGGCATTAAAAGGAGTTTTAAAAGTTGTTTATCCTTATTCCGAGATAAAAAAGAAGTTGGTATTGCAAGCCGATTATTTAGTAAAATCGGATTATCTTGATTTACTTCCAATTGAAAGCCTATCGTCTTTACCACCTCTTTTAGTAGGAAAAACACCTCTCTATACTTCTGAACAGAGATTGGAGGATAGGGGCTCTTTTTCGCTACACCTAAAGGTGGAGTCATCAAACCCTACTTTTTCTTTTAAAGATAGAGCTTCTGCTTTAGTTTCTGCATTTGCAAAAGAAAATGGAATACACACTATTGTTGCCGCCTCAACCGGAAATGCAGGTTCTTCACTTGCCGGTATTTGCGCTTCGCAAAATCAGAAAGCCATTATTTTTGTTCCCGAAAATGCCCCTAAAGCTAAGCTTACTCAGGTGTTAATGTATGGAGCAAAACTTATTCCGGTAAAAGGGAATTATGATGATGCTTATGACTTAAGTCTAAAAATAACGGAAAAATATGGTCTTTATAACAGGAATACTGCTTTTAACCCAATGACTATTGAAGGAAAAAAAACAGTTGCTTTTGAGTTGTTTGAGCAAATGAATGAAATGCCCGATAAAATTTTCGTTCCTGTAGGCGATGGTGTGATTATATCAGGCCTTTATAAAGGTTTTGAAGATCTTTTAAGGCTTGATTTAATAAAGAAAATTCCTGAAATTATTGCGGTTCAGGCAGAAGGAAGTTCTAATTTGATAAATAATTTGGATAGTGATAATCTTAATTTTGAAGTTGCTTCAACTGTTGCCGATTCTATATCTGTTGATATTCCCAGAAATTTTTATATGACTAAAGATTTTCTCTTACGCTATGGTGGAAAAGGTGTGAAAGTTTCAGACATAGAAATAATAAAGGCATCAGGCCATTTAGCTAGTCAATTTGGTTTGTTTGTTGAACCGGCTGCCGCAGCTGCTTATGCCGGAATATGTAAATTTAAGCACGAAAGCAAAATAGTGAGAAATGAGAATGTGGTGGTGCTTTTGACTGGAAATGGGTTAAAAGATATAGATACTGTTTCCGGAAGTTTAGATTTTCCTGATGCTATAGATATTGATACCTTTGATTTTGAACAGATTATTTAA
- a CDS encoding glycosyltransferase family 2 protein — MLTMKIIFWVFLFIIFYTYIGYGILLYLLVCIKRILKKSKSSNIEENYEPEVTLFVAAYNEKDYAEEKVANSFSLEYPKEKVKQVWVTDGSDDGTPDILKKYADQGVEVYHEDARGGKIGAMNRGMSFVKTPIVIFSDGNTSLGKESIRRIVNLFADPKVGCVSGEKRIHQKDKDAAAGTEGIYWKYESTLKKWDAELYSVVGAAGELFAIRTELFQHVEKDTLLDDMIISLRVAMKGYTIQYDPEAYAIETASANVKEELKRKVRISAGGFQSIGRLLPIFNIFKYGWLSFQFVSHRVLRWTLAPLGLLIILILNAFITANEGFFNFNSIFTFFFWGQILFYTSALLGWFLENKQIKVKVLFVPYYFFIMNLSVFLGLNRYLKGNQSVKWERAKRGS, encoded by the coding sequence ATGCTTACAATGAAAATTATTTTTTGGGTCTTTTTGTTTATTATTTTCTACACCTATATCGGATATGGAATTTTATTATACTTATTAGTTTGTATCAAACGGATTCTCAAAAAATCAAAATCATCAAATATTGAGGAGAATTACGAACCGGAAGTTACATTATTTGTGGCGGCCTATAACGAAAAAGATTATGCAGAAGAAAAAGTAGCGAACTCATTTTCTTTAGAATATCCAAAAGAAAAAGTAAAGCAAGTATGGGTTACAGATGGATCTGATGATGGCACTCCCGATATACTAAAAAAATATGCCGACCAAGGTGTTGAAGTATATCACGAAGATGCTCGAGGTGGAAAAATTGGAGCTATGAATAGGGGAATGTCATTCGTTAAAACACCTATCGTTATTTTTTCAGATGGAAATACATCATTAGGTAAAGAGTCAATCCGAAGAATTGTAAATTTATTTGCAGATCCAAAAGTAGGCTGTGTTTCTGGCGAAAAAAGAATACACCAAAAAGATAAAGATGCAGCTGCCGGTACCGAAGGAATATACTGGAAATACGAATCAACTTTGAAAAAATGGGATGCAGAATTGTATTCCGTTGTAGGAGCAGCCGGAGAACTATTCGCTATCCGTACTGAATTGTTCCAACATGTTGAAAAAGATACTCTTCTTGACGATATGATAATTTCTTTACGTGTCGCTATGAAAGGCTATACAATACAATACGATCCTGAAGCATATGCTATTGAGACTGCCTCAGCAAACGTAAAAGAAGAGTTAAAACGAAAAGTGAGAATTTCGGCAGGCGGTTTCCAATCTATCGGTCGCTTATTACCAATATTTAATATTTTTAAGTATGGATGGCTTTCATTTCAGTTTGTTTCTCATCGCGTTTTGCGGTGGACTTTAGCACCACTTGGTTTACTAATTATACTTATACTAAATGCATTTATTACCGCTAACGAAGGCTTTTTTAATTTCAATAGTATTTTCACTTTCTTTTTCTGGGGACAGATCTTATTCTATACTTCGGCCTTATTAGGCTGGTTTCTCGAAAACAAACAAATAAAAGTTAAAGTTCTTTTTGTTCCATATTATTTCTTTATAATGAACTTGTCTGTTTTTCTAGGACTTAACAGGTATCTAAAAGGTAATCAGTCTGTTAAATGGGAAAGAGCTAAAAGAGGGAGCTAA
- a CDS encoding class I SAM-dependent methyltransferase: MSDIKQKIKRLIPFWLGKKIRGTYQKILGLIYRGDTYYCPYCKHNFRKMLTDGEQLEVIEKYQIIGSGYRKNCTCPRCYAKDRDRLIHLYLEKKTTVLTKPHRVLHIAPEAWLKELFQSLPHIHYTNGVKDAESMGYYYDRRTRDIDITDLEMKDAFYDLIVCNHVLEHITDDIKAMKEIYRVLKPGGWAILQVPYSAILENTFEDETIITKADRTKFFGQFDHVRIYGKDYVNRLEFVGFKVELFNPINETWGEEYIKKYALNPKENLFIAHKPS; the protein is encoded by the coding sequence ATGAGCGATATAAAGCAAAAAATAAAACGATTAATACCTTTTTGGTTAGGAAAAAAAATAAGAGGAACTTACCAAAAAATATTAGGATTAATATATAGAGGCGATACTTACTATTGTCCGTATTGCAAACATAATTTCAGAAAAATGCTTACCGATGGCGAGCAATTAGAGGTAATAGAAAAATATCAGATTATTGGTAGTGGTTATCGCAAAAACTGTACTTGTCCCAGATGCTATGCTAAAGATCGTGACAGGCTCATCCATCTATATCTTGAAAAAAAGACAACTGTTTTAACTAAGCCTCATCGTGTTTTACATATTGCACCGGAAGCTTGGCTGAAAGAACTTTTTCAATCATTACCTCACATTCATTATACCAACGGAGTTAAAGATGCCGAAAGTATGGGCTATTATTACGATAGAAGAACACGTGATATAGATATTACCGATTTGGAGATGAAAGATGCTTTTTACGATTTGATTGTTTGTAACCATGTATTAGAGCATATTACTGACGATATTAAAGCAATGAAAGAAATCTATCGCGTTTTAAAACCGGGAGGATGGGCAATTTTACAAGTCCCCTATTCGGCTATTTTAGAGAATACTTTTGAGGATGAAACTATTATAACAAAGGCCGACAGGACAAAATTCTTTGGGCAATTTGATCACGTTAGGATTTACGGAAAAGATTATGTAAATCGCCTTGAATTTGTTGGCTTTAAGGTAGAGTTATTCAATCCGATTAATGAAACTTGGGGAGAAGAATACATTAAAAAATATGCTCTAAATCCTAAAGAAAATTTGTTTATTGCACATAAACCAAGCTAA
- a CDS encoding response regulator produces MILLINLMETDSLLFLGEISGLVFIIILLILFLINKNKSKKIFVKNQILESEIKELKKELNNKNKSLEAEIALKTKELLNEIENRKAIETERKIALKKAEEASFLKNAFLANMSHEIRTPLNGIIGFSHLLLSEVEYQEKPELVDFAKGIAESSDRLLNLMEHIIDLSRIDANDYEIKIKTFEINAVVKVCVEKIKNTAFKNGLIFKYEQDSIYLVKGDTAAFEKSVDLLLDNALKYTIEGNISVSIKADIDKNIVIVSISDTGIGIDKNFLSSIFEAFRQESTGYSRIHQGAGLGLPLAQKLMLLMDGEIKIKSEKGKGTEVSIILPLDNSQDQTSLKYDKKKLDNQKIKTKPNIFIVEDDKMNRMVFEKMLSKYANVKIAVDGDDAFIQLEKAILSKSTFDIILLDINLPKPWDGMLLLTELKKKWPELNKIPFIAQTAYAMTGDKEKFLKAGFDDYISKPIDKKELFTIIENNMRKFRTSKF; encoded by the coding sequence ATGATATTACTTATCAATTTAATGGAAACAGACTCACTATTATTCCTTGGTGAAATCAGCGGATTAGTATTTATAATTATACTTCTAATTTTATTTTTGATAAATAAGAACAAGAGCAAAAAAATATTTGTAAAAAATCAAATTCTTGAATCCGAAATTAAAGAGCTAAAAAAGGAATTAAACAACAAAAATAAATCTTTAGAAGCCGAAATAGCTCTCAAAACAAAAGAGCTGTTAAACGAGATTGAAAACAGAAAAGCTATAGAGACAGAGCGTAAAATTGCACTAAAGAAAGCTGAAGAAGCAAGCTTTCTAAAAAATGCTTTTTTAGCCAATATGAGCCACGAAATAAGAACCCCATTAAATGGTATAATTGGTTTTTCTCATCTTCTTCTTAGTGAAGTTGAATATCAAGAAAAACCCGAGTTGGTAGATTTTGCTAAAGGGATTGCTGAGAGCAGCGATCGTTTATTAAACCTAATGGAGCATATTATTGATCTTAGTCGTATTGATGCCAATGACTACGAAATTAAAATAAAAACTTTCGAGATAAATGCAGTAGTTAAAGTATGTGTAGAAAAAATTAAAAACACTGCTTTTAAAAATGGCTTGATTTTTAAGTACGAGCAAGACTCTATTTATTTAGTAAAGGGCGATACTGCCGCTTTTGAAAAATCTGTGGATTTATTACTTGACAATGCCCTTAAATACACTATAGAAGGAAATATCTCTGTAAGTATAAAGGCTGATATCGATAAAAACATTGTTATAGTCTCTATCTCTGATACAGGAATAGGAATTGATAAGAACTTTTTATCTTCCATTTTTGAAGCTTTCAGACAAGAGAGTACAGGATACAGCAGAATACATCAGGGTGCAGGCTTAGGACTTCCATTAGCACAAAAATTAATGTTGTTAATGGATGGCGAAATCAAGATTAAATCAGAAAAAGGCAAGGGAACAGAAGTAAGCATAATACTTCCACTTGATAATTCTCAAGATCAAACAAGTTTAAAATATGACAAGAAAAAACTTGATAATCAGAAAATAAAAACAAAACCAAATATCTTTATTGTAGAAGACGATAAAATGAACCGTATGGTATTTGAAAAGATGCTTTCTAAATATGCAAATGTTAAAATTGCCGTTGATGGGGATGATGCTTTTATACAACTAGAAAAAGCTATACTCTCCAAATCGACTTTCGATATTATTTTATTAGATATCAATCTACCTAAACCTTGGGATGGGATGCTACTATTAACAGAATTAAAAAAGAAGTGGCCGGAATTAAACAAAATTCCTTTTATAGCTCAAACAGCATACGCAATGACCGGCGATAAAGAAAAATTCTTAAAAGCGGGATTCGACGATTATATATCAAAACCCATTGATAAAAAAGAACTCTTTACTATCATTGAAAATAATATGCGTAAATTTAGAACATCAAAATTCTAA
- a CDS encoding response regulator encodes MEDPKEKELIKLQKELSDLRKKYNNALLNEHNLQSSQAIFLRNLSQNIRIPMNGVMGMLDVLRMTKLDAEQKDYVNLVANYSDNLLSIINDILDYSNLMNSTFQLEADYFEISKLADEIKELLHFKVKGKGLNFIIKIDDQIPEFLYADKGRIKQVLINLLNNAIRHTKEGEIRLNIEQLNHKDKNSVVKFSIADTGFGIEEGLVRILKKELNSEGLITKLSLNGVGLGLAISQSLLKLMDSHLSFDTELGKGSNFWFTLSIATRHKNRSGVYNETIPGKRSLKILLVEDNMLNQKFAKVTLDKQGHFLDIAKNGKVAIEKFKTETYDLILMDIQMPIMNGIEATKEIRRIENKKSTEPIKIIAITAFALDNNREACINAGMDDFLAKPFKPNQLIRMINEIKFI; translated from the coding sequence ATGGAAGATCCGAAAGAAAAAGAATTGATTAAATTACAAAAAGAGCTAAGTGATTTAAGAAAGAAATATAATAACGCTTTACTAAACGAGCATAATTTACAAAGCTCTCAAGCAATCTTTTTAAGAAATCTTAGTCAGAATATCCGTATTCCTATGAACGGAGTAATGGGAATGCTTGATGTTTTACGCATGACAAAATTAGACGCTGAACAAAAAGATTATGTAAATTTAGTTGCCAATTATAGCGATAATCTTTTATCGATAATAAATGATATTCTAGATTATTCCAACTTAATGAACAGCACCTTTCAATTAGAAGCTGATTATTTTGAGATTAGTAAACTCGCAGACGAAATTAAAGAATTACTTCACTTCAAAGTAAAAGGAAAAGGACTAAACTTTATTATCAAAATAGATGATCAGATTCCGGAATTCCTCTATGCGGATAAAGGTAGAATTAAACAAGTTTTAATCAATCTTTTAAATAATGCAATTCGTCATACCAAAGAGGGTGAAATAAGATTGAATATTGAACAACTTAATCACAAAGATAAAAATTCTGTCGTAAAGTTCAGCATTGCTGATACCGGATTTGGAATTGAAGAAGGGTTGGTACGTATACTTAAAAAAGAACTAAATTCCGAAGGTTTAATTACAAAACTTTCATTAAACGGTGTGGGTCTTGGTTTAGCTATTTCCCAATCGCTATTAAAATTAATGGATAGTCATCTCTCTTTTGATACGGAGCTTGGTAAAGGTTCAAATTTTTGGTTTACGCTTTCCATTGCAACTCGACATAAAAACCGTTCAGGTGTTTACAACGAAACTATTCCAGGTAAACGATCTCTGAAAATCCTTTTGGTAGAAGATAATATGCTCAATCAAAAGTTTGCAAAAGTTACACTTGACAAACAAGGGCACTTTCTTGATATTGCAAAAAATGGTAAAGTTGCTATCGAAAAATTCAAAACTGAAACTTACGATCTTATTTTAATGGATATACAAATGCCCATTATGAATGGTATTGAAGCAACAAAAGAAATCAGAAGAATCGAAAATAAAAAAAGCACAGAGCCTATAAAAATAATTGCAATAACAGCTTTTGCACTTGATAATAACAGAGAAGCATGTATAAACGCCGGAATGGATGATTTCTTAGCCAAACCTTTTAAACCTAATCAGTTAATCCGTATGATTAACGAGATTAAGTTTATTTAA
- a CDS encoding aspartate kinase, whose product MLVYKFGGASVKDAYSIRSLLPLIEKQRSEKLLVVISAMGKMTNAFEHLLTLYREDNPMKLNQLNKIKTYHLSIISDLFEINHPVFQLVNNCFLQLEEKLAEASKQSYDYSYDQTVVFGELLSTRIVSEFFNQNKVDNILLDASDLLITNAKYRDARLDWEKTKEKISVKLTPQFEKASIVITQGFIGGTEAGRRTTLSREGSDYSAAIFAHFLNAEKLVVWKDVPGILNGDPKYFSKARSLKHISYHETVELAFYGASVIHPRTLQPLKAKQIPLFVRSFKNPDSETVINSNNTDDGDIPSFIIKENQILFSIASRDFSFIDAEKLTEILKLFSSNHFYIRLLQNSALNFSIVADENTLQLEELLKQLQKEYSVKYNRNLSLLTVRHWNDDRLNNLFTDIELLLEMHNRLTDQFVMKAQDLSRKLEGLLFIV is encoded by the coding sequence ATGTTGGTTTATAAATTTGGTGGAGCTTCAGTAAAAGATGCCTATAGTATCCGTTCTCTTCTTCCTCTGATTGAAAAGCAAAGGTCAGAAAAATTGCTTGTGGTTATTTCTGCTATGGGGAAAATGACCAATGCTTTTGAGCACCTACTTACCCTTTACCGTGAAGATAACCCAATGAAGCTGAATCAGCTGAATAAAATTAAGACTTACCATTTGTCAATTATTAGCGATCTTTTTGAAATCAATCATCCTGTTTTTCAGTTGGTTAATAATTGTTTCTTGCAGTTGGAAGAAAAACTTGCAGAAGCTTCAAAGCAGTCTTATGATTATTCTTACGATCAAACTGTAGTTTTTGGTGAGCTTCTTTCAACAAGAATAGTATCCGAGTTTTTCAATCAAAATAAAGTTGATAATATTTTGCTAGATGCATCAGATTTATTGATTACAAATGCCAAGTACCGCGATGCTAGACTAGATTGGGAAAAGACCAAAGAAAAAATATCAGTTAAACTTACACCTCAGTTTGAAAAGGCAAGTATTGTAATTACTCAAGGTTTTATTGGTGGAACAGAAGCCGGCAGAAGAACAACTCTAAGTAGGGAAGGTTCTGATTATTCGGCTGCAATATTCGCTCATTTTTTGAATGCAGAGAAGCTCGTAGTTTGGAAAGATGTTCCTGGTATCTTAAATGGAGATCCAAAGTATTTTTCAAAGGCAAGAAGCCTTAAACATATTTCATATCACGAAACAGTTGAATTGGCATTTTACGGAGCAAGTGTAATTCATCCTAGAACATTGCAGCCGTTAAAAGCAAAACAAATTCCTTTATTTGTTCGCTCATTTAAAAATCCTGATTCAGAAACAGTAATCAATAGTAATAATACCGATGATGGAGATATACCCTCTTTTATTATCAAAGAAAATCAGATTTTATTTTCTATCGCTTCACGTGACTTTAGTTTTATCGATGCTGAAAAATTAACGGAAATCTTAAAGCTATTTTCTTCAAATCACTTTTACATTCGCTTACTTCAAAATTCCGCACTTAATTTTTCAATAGTTGCTGATGAAAATACACTACAATTGGAAGAGCTATTAAAGCAGCTTCAAAAGGAATATAGTGTTAAATATAACCGAAATTTAAGTCTTCTAACTGTACGACATTGGAATGATGATAGACTAAATAATTTATTTACTGACATTGAACTTTTACTGGAAATGCATAATCGATTGACTGATCAGTTTGTAATGAAAGCTCAAGATTTAAGTCGAAAATTAGAAGGACTGCTGTTTATTGTATAA
- a CDS encoding PAS domain S-box protein — MHQNLFFNNIEQAVCLVTKLKADVESINGLHIDFNTTFQQIFSDINETNIFDQFGHEFEQFVFESLSKEVVKNNLDLSYQNVNFLIIRQKISSAEIAFLFKKQGNNEQGQPIALSGSVGISDEMNFDVSTFEDAVNIVVITDITGKVEYVNKKFTAVTGYTFDEAIGNSTRILKSGKQTNDFYKQMWETILKGQIWNNSFHNKKKSGQLYWQRTQIIPLRDNAGNVKWFLALAEDVTEGKAFETVMEEKSDLLFQLIEGTPDIVCVKDGEGRWLMANSSNIKLFELEGVNYYGKTTLELSDYSSFYKDALISCMNSDFEAWDAKNLIRRDEVIPLPDGGEIILDTLKIPSFNPDGSRKRIIVIGRDVTIRKKAIENLKQIERRYALAQRAGGIVSWEWDLERLTLNWVDNLEEIFGDSKLFDNKGFKDVLEYIHPEDRFLFLRKMMEAIQNSAEYDFDIRVYDIKNNVKWVKFSGHIHYDELRAKSLLFGIIYDITERKNYVRDIIQAKLKAEESDRLKSTFLATMSHELRTPLNAVIGFSDLIMGTPGLDAEINEFVRLINNNGQNLLNLIEDIFDLSLIESNQVKIYKAKFDLVQVLQELAEIMPVEIKKFNKIDKLEFKNELPNKQIILDSDASRITQIISNLLKNAIKFTPNGYVKLGIIEEESDVIVYVEDSGIGINKDKQEIIFDIFRQGEETLTRKFGGAGLGLSLSNNLTDLLGGKLWVESVEGKGSVFFFKIGKYKNGYEKTVKNNIIMQTIDWSDKYVLIAEDEYSNYELLMYILKPTKIRVKQVTNGNDAVSEVLNIERPDIILMDIKMPELNGFEATKSIKEVYPDLPIIAQTAFAISGDREMALSMGCDEYISKPIKKLDLIELMKKYLS; from the coding sequence ATGCATCAAAATTTATTTTTCAATAATATTGAACAGGCTGTGTGTCTTGTTACTAAGCTTAAGGCTGATGTTGAGAGTATAAATGGTCTGCATATAGATTTCAATACTACCTTTCAACAGATTTTCTCTGATATCAATGAAACGAATATATTTGACCAGTTTGGTCATGAATTCGAGCAATTTGTCTTTGAATCATTAAGTAAGGAAGTGGTTAAAAATAATCTTGATCTTTCTTATCAGAATGTAAACTTCCTAATTATAAGGCAAAAAATATCATCTGCAGAGATTGCTTTTCTTTTCAAGAAGCAAGGGAATAATGAGCAGGGTCAACCTATTGCATTGTCAGGTTCAGTAGGGATTTCAGATGAAATGAATTTTGATGTGAGTACTTTTGAAGATGCTGTGAATATAGTTGTTATCACAGATATAACAGGAAAAGTAGAATACGTTAATAAGAAATTTACAGCGGTTACTGGTTACACTTTTGATGAAGCTATTGGTAATAGTACACGTATTTTAAAGTCGGGTAAACAAACTAACGACTTTTATAAGCAAATGTGGGAAACTATTTTAAAAGGTCAGATATGGAATAATAGTTTTCATAACAAGAAAAAATCGGGTCAACTTTATTGGCAACGGACGCAGATAATTCCTTTACGAGATAATGCTGGTAATGTAAAATGGTTTTTAGCTTTGGCTGAAGATGTTACCGAAGGAAAAGCTTTTGAGACTGTAATGGAGGAAAAGTCGGACTTGCTATTTCAGCTGATAGAGGGTACGCCAGACATAGTTTGTGTTAAAGATGGTGAAGGAAGATGGCTGATGGCAAACAGTTCAAACATAAAGTTATTTGAACTTGAAGGGGTAAATTATTACGGTAAAACAACCCTTGAATTGTCTGATTATTCTAGCTTTTATAAGGATGCATTAATTTCTTGTATGAATTCTGATTTTGAAGCTTGGGATGCTAAAAATTTAATCCGAAGGGATGAGGTTATTCCCTTACCCGATGGTGGAGAAATCATTTTAGATACCCTGAAAATCCCTAGTTTTAATCCTGATGGTTCTCGAAAACGAATAATAGTTATTGGTCGTGATGTTACAATTAGAAAAAAAGCAATTGAAAATCTAAAACAAATTGAAAGACGTTATGCTTTAGCACAAAGAGCTGGTGGAATTGTCAGTTGGGAGTGGGATTTAGAGAGACTTACTTTAAATTGGGTAGATAATTTGGAGGAAATCTTTGGTGATTCTAAATTGTTTGACAATAAAGGATTTAAAGATGTTTTAGAATACATTCATCCTGAAGATCGTTTTTTGTTTTTACGAAAAATGATGGAAGCAATTCAAAATAGTGCTGAATACGATTTTGATATTCGGGTGTATGACATTAAAAATAATGTGAAGTGGGTAAAATTTTCTGGACATATTCATTATGATGAATTGAGAGCCAAATCTTTGTTATTTGGAATTATCTACGATATTACTGAGCGGAAGAATTATGTCAGAGATATTATTCAAGCTAAATTAAAAGCAGAAGAGTCGGATCGCTTGAAATCTACTTTTTTAGCTACAATGTCACACGAACTGCGTACTCCATTAAATGCCGTAATTGGTTTCTCCGACTTAATAATGGGAACTCCCGGTTTAGATGCAGAAATAAACGAATTCGTTAGATTAATAAATAATAACGGACAAAATTTACTTAATCTGATTGAGGATATCTTTGATTTATCTTTAATTGAGTCTAATCAAGTAAAAATTTATAAGGCAAAATTTGATTTGGTACAAGTTCTTCAAGAGCTTGCAGAAATAATGCCTGTAGAAATAAAGAAGTTTAATAAAATAGATAAATTAGAGTTTAAGAATGAATTGCCCAATAAACAAATTATACTCGATAGCGATGCCTCTCGTATAACTCAAATTATTAGTAATTTATTAAAAAATGCAATAAAATTTACGCCCAATGGATATGTTAAACTTGGTATTATTGAAGAAGAAAGCGATGTTATAGTTTATGTTGAAGATAGTGGAATTGGCATAAATAAGGATAAGCAAGAAATTATTTTTGATATATTCAGGCAAGGGGAGGAAACGCTTACACGTAAGTTTGGTGGTGCCGGTTTGGGATTGTCTTTATCAAATAATTTGACTGATTTATTGGGAGGAAAGCTTTGGGTTGAATCTGTTGAGGGAAAAGGTTCTGTTTTCTTTTTTAAGATTGGAAAATATAAAAATGGATATGAAAAGACAGTTAAAAATAATATAATAATGCAAACTATCGACTGGAGCGACAAATATGTTCTTATTGCAGAGGATGAGTATTCTAATTATGAGCTATTAATGTATATTTTAAAGCCTACTAAAATTAGAGTTAAGCAAGTTACAAATGGAAATGATGCCGTTAGTGAGGTTCTAAATATAGAGCGTCCTGATATTATTTTAATGGACATTAAGATGCCCGAATTAAACGGATTTGAGGCTACAAAGAGTATAAAAGAAGTTTATCCCGATTTACCAATTATTGCCCAAACCGCTTTTGCTATCTCAGGCGATAGGGAGATGGCTCTTTCTATGGGTTGCGATGAGTATATTTCGAAACCCATCAAAAAGTTAGATTTGATTGAATTAATGAAAAAGTACCTTAGCTAG